From one Lotus japonicus ecotype B-129 chromosome 3, LjGifu_v1.2 genomic stretch:
- the LOC130747836 gene encoding calmodulin-like protein 3, translated as MPTILHRIFLLYNLLNSFLLSLVPKKVIAFLPQSWFPHQTPSFSSSSSSSSSRGNLVIQKTTDDCDPCQLLPLDTSLIPKMDPTELKRVFQMFDRNGDGRITKKELNDSLENLGIFIPDKELTQMIERIDVNGDGCVDIDEFGELYQSIMDERDEEEDMREAFNVFDQNGDGFITVEELRTVLASLGIKQGRTVEDCKKMIMKVDVDGDGMVDYKEFKQMMKGGGFSALT; from the coding sequence ATGCCAACTATTTTGCATAGGATTTTCCTTCTTTACAACCTCCTAAATTCATTCCTCCTCTCTCTTGTCCCCAAGAAGGTGATAGCCTTCCTCCCCCAATCTTGGTTCCCCCATCAAACCCCTtccttttcctcctcctcctcatcatcatcatcaagggGGAACCTTGTAATACAAAAAACAACAGACGACTGTGACCCCTGCCAGCTCCTCCCTTTAGATACGTCCCTAATACCAAAAATGGACCCCACCGAGCTCAAGCGTGTTTTCCAAATGTTTGATAGAAACGGGGATGGCCGGATCACGAAAAAAGAGCTCAATGACTCCCTTGAGAATCTTGGAATTTTCATACCTGACAAGGAGCTGACCCAGATGATCGAGCGGATTGATGTGAACGGAGATGGGTGTGTCGACATTGATGAATTCGGGGAGCTTTACCAGTCCATCATGGACGAGCGTGATGAGGAGGAGGACATGAGGGAGGCTTTCAACGTCTTCGATCAGAACGGGGATGGCTTCATCACCGTGGAGGAGTTGAGGACGGTTCTGGCTTCACTCGGGATCAAACAGGGGAGAACCGTGGAAGATTGCAAGAAGATGATCATGAAGGTGGATGTTGATGGAGATGGTATGGTGGATTATAAGGAGTTCAAGCAAATGATGAAAGGTGGTGGCTTTAGCGCTCTCACTTAA